The following proteins are co-located in the Rhodococcus opacus B4 genome:
- a CDS encoding MlaD family protein: protein MSGRSRLIVKVLAVVCVAAAVCGAGVAVATTREPADRSAFCALMPDAIGLYAGNPVTQMGYEVGRVEGIEPQGDHVQVTFSLASGRSYPFDVRAVTRSKSLLADRSLELVGNYTTGPELAPEQCIPLEHTHTPKSISEIAGSAADFIDALAPDDGGENVRRTVLGLDEALRGQGESAADMMRHAAEAAADPDKLVADIGSSIANMAPLTDEALRRWSSIRSIVEQMPAVVAAGIDLWPGVIEVCEGIGWLVATLHDIQQNYGADIWPFVHGPATDALKLAATRSNDMAGLISTIPSVAPFLAQQTTRDGALTIAYQPPTVALTTAGTEVPMDRLLDLVRTGRN from the coding sequence ATGTCCGGAAGATCACGCCTGATCGTCAAGGTGCTGGCCGTGGTGTGCGTGGCCGCCGCCGTGTGCGGCGCCGGTGTCGCGGTCGCGACGACACGGGAGCCGGCGGACCGGTCGGCGTTCTGCGCGCTCATGCCCGACGCCATCGGCCTCTACGCCGGAAACCCGGTCACCCAGATGGGGTACGAGGTGGGCCGTGTCGAAGGCATCGAGCCGCAGGGCGACCACGTGCAGGTCACCTTCTCGCTCGCGAGTGGCCGGTCCTATCCGTTCGATGTCCGGGCGGTCACCCGCTCGAAGTCCCTGCTCGCCGACCGGAGTCTCGAACTCGTCGGCAACTACACGACCGGTCCGGAACTCGCACCGGAGCAGTGCATCCCGCTCGAGCACACTCACACTCCGAAAAGCATCTCCGAGATCGCCGGTTCGGCAGCCGATTTCATCGACGCACTCGCCCCGGACGACGGTGGGGAGAACGTCCGGAGGACGGTGCTCGGTCTCGACGAGGCGCTGCGTGGCCAGGGGGAGAGCGCCGCGGACATGATGAGGCATGCCGCCGAGGCCGCGGCCGATCCGGACAAGCTCGTCGCCGATATCGGTTCGTCGATCGCGAACATGGCCCCGCTGACGGACGAGGCGCTCCGGCGGTGGAGTTCGATCCGGTCGATCGTCGAGCAGATGCCCGCCGTCGTGGCGGCCGGCATCGATCTGTGGCCCGGCGTGATCGAGGTGTGCGAGGGAATCGGTTGGCTGGTAGCGACTTTGCACGACATCCAGCAGAACTACGGTGCCGACATCTGGCCCTTCGTGCACGGACCGGCGACAGACGCCCTGAAGCTGGCGGCGACACGGTCGAACGACATGGCAGGCCTGATCTCGACGATACCGTCCGTCGCACCCTTCCTCGCGCAGCAGACGACGCGCGACGGCGCGCTCACCATTGCCTACCAGCCACCGACCGTGGCTCTGACGACCGCCGGAACCGAGGTGCCGATGGATCGGCTGCTGGACCTCGTGCGGACGGGGAGGAACTGA
- a CDS encoding MlaD family protein: MQPVTRSSGRRPARVLSTVRFLMGREVAFGAGIVLLVVVALASTAVLYANPPGRASFSFRTDDASSIDIGQDVRVAGIGVGTVTDVSIEPDAVLVTAEIDDAVPVGSDSRVEVRMLTPVGGYAITLVPLGDLPLGDAALPAEQVSVPYSIGDVLQAAPHTTDNVEGGTVDANLDEMARALEENPTSVASMISGLTSIARVMDQQRAQVRTIADLAAEYLQSFEADQGMVFELIREIDVVLSTYNTTHAGFNEAYSLLGNVLMTIQPFEAFYLDHKTEVLDAVNHAKGVIDEFRTSMSPAIDNLQSLRTQLAEWLTPEGMAAIKGGTLMASDFCVPVPGRTC, translated from the coding sequence ATGCAACCCGTGACGAGAAGCAGCGGCCGGCGTCCGGCCCGGGTATTGAGCACGGTGCGGTTCTTGATGGGCCGGGAGGTGGCGTTCGGCGCGGGCATCGTCCTCCTGGTGGTTGTCGCGCTCGCGTCCACCGCCGTCCTCTACGCGAACCCACCGGGCCGCGCGTCGTTCTCGTTCCGCACCGACGACGCCTCCTCGATCGACATCGGTCAGGACGTCCGGGTGGCGGGCATCGGCGTGGGAACCGTCACCGACGTCTCGATCGAGCCGGACGCGGTACTGGTGACGGCAGAGATCGACGACGCGGTACCGGTCGGCTCGGATTCCCGGGTGGAGGTGCGGATGCTCACCCCGGTCGGGGGGTACGCGATCACCCTCGTCCCCCTCGGCGATCTGCCGCTCGGGGACGCGGCTCTGCCCGCCGAGCAGGTCAGCGTTCCGTATTCGATCGGCGACGTGCTCCAGGCCGCGCCGCACACGACCGACAACGTCGAGGGCGGCACCGTCGACGCGAACCTCGACGAGATGGCCCGGGCGCTCGAAGAGAACCCGACCTCCGTCGCATCGATGATCTCGGGTCTGACCAGCATCGCCCGCGTGATGGATCAGCAGCGAGCCCAGGTCCGCACGATCGCCGACCTCGCCGCGGAGTATCTCCAGAGCTTCGAGGCCGATCAGGGCATGGTGTTCGAACTGATCCGCGAGATCGATGTGGTCCTCTCGACGTACAACACCACTCACGCGGGTTTCAACGAGGCCTATTCCCTGCTCGGCAACGTCCTGATGACGATTCAGCCGTTCGAGGCGTTCTATCTCGACCACAAGACGGAGGTGCTCGACGCTGTGAACCACGCGAAGGGTGTGATCGACGAGTTCCGGACGTCGATGAGCCCGGCCATCGACAATCTTCAGTCGTTGCGCACTCAGCTCGCCGAATGGCTGACGCCCGAAGGGATGGCCGCGATCAAGGGCGGCACACTGATGGCCTCGGACTTCTGTGTCCCCGTTCCCGGACGGACGTGCTGA